One segment of Vulpes lagopus strain Blue_001 chromosome 8, ASM1834538v1, whole genome shotgun sequence DNA contains the following:
- the CX3CL1 gene encoding fractalkine codes for MAPPPLSWLLRLAALCHLTALLAGQHLGVKKCNVTCNKMTSEIPVALLVHYQRNQESCGKPAIILKTKQNRIFCADPKERWVQKAIAHLEHQIAVTIRNGGTFEKQIGVGEPRTTPATRGMDWSAVTEPKSTQENSGQEAQRASGTSPELSTGVADSRGTRFPSTSKAPDGGPPAGSQKTEFFNAATLTATTSQQSSAAYKPGSGLWTEGKASEALPTQASSTQASSTQAPSTQTPSTQASSTQAPPTQAPSTQTLPTHAPPTHAPPTHTPTISHTASENRVDPEGRPVWIKGDNPTPENSLGPKEMSPLSAHMDAFRGPDHTPHLSTVLVSSPGVPSREPVASGSWVSKAEEPIHATVDPQRLGILITPVPDSQAATRRQAVGLLAFLGLLFCLGVAMFAYQSLQGCSRKMAGDMVEGLRYVPRSCGSNSYVLVPV; via the exons GACAGCACCTCGGTGTGAAGAAATGCAACGTCACCTGCAACAAGATGACCTCGGAGATCCCGGTGGCCTTACTGGTCCACTACCAACGAAATCAAGAGTCCTGCGGGAAGCCTGCCATCAT CTTGAAGACGAAACAGAACAGAATCTTCTGTGCTGATCCAAAGGAGAGATGGGTTCAGAAAGCCATAGCACATCTAGAACACCAGATTGCTGTTACAATTCGAAATGGCGGCACATTCGAGAAGCAAATTGGTGTGGGTGAGCCCAGGACCACCCCAGCCACCAGGGGAATGGACTGGTCTGCGGTCACAGAGCCCAAATCCACCCAGGAGAACAGTggccaggaggcacagagggCCTCGGGAACTTCCCCAGAGCTGTCAACGGGAGTGGCTGATTCCAGGGGGACCAGGTTCCCCTCCACTTCAAAGGCTCCGGATGGAGGACCACCAGCTGGGTCCCAGAAAACCGAGTTTTTCAACGCTGCTACCCTCACTGCCACAACGTCCCAGCAGAGTTCTGCTGCCTACAAACCTGGGTCGGGCCTCTGGACTGAGGGAAAGGCATCTGAggccctccccacccaggcctcctccacccaggcctcctccacccaggccccctcCACCCAGACCCCCTCCACCCAGGCCTcctccacccaggccccccccacccaggccccctccaCCCAGACCCTCCCTACCCACGCTCCCCCTACCCATGCCCCCCCTACCCACACCCCCACCATTTCACACACAGCCTCAGAGAACAGGGTTGACCCCGAAGGCCGACCTGTGTGGATCAAGGGAGACAATCCCACGCCAGAGAATTCTCTAGGGCCCAAGGAGATGAGTCCCCTTTCAGCTCACATGGATGCTTTCAGGGGGCCTGATCACACACCCCATCTCTCCACAGTCCTTGTCTCCTCTCCAGGTgtccccagcagggagccagtgGCCTCAGGCAGCTGGGTCTCCAAGGCTGAGGAGCCCATCCACGCTACCGTGGACCCCCAGAGGCTGGGTATCCTCATCACTCCTGTCCCCGACTCCCAGGCAGCTACCCGGAGGCAGGCAGTAGGGCTGTTGGCCTTCCTTGGCCTCCTCTTCTGCCTGGGTGTGGCCATGTTTGCCTATCAAAGCCTCCAGGGCTGTTCCCGCAAGATGGCAGGGGACATGGTGGAGGGGCTTCGCTACGTCCCCCGGAGCTGTGGCAGTAACTCGTATGTCCTGGTGCCCGTGTGA